DNA sequence from the Vicia villosa cultivar HV-30 ecotype Madison, WI linkage group LG3, Vvil1.0, whole genome shotgun sequence genome:
ATCCAAGCCAGCAGTTCCTGATTCATATTCAGCATCAACGGAGGGCTTCAACAGATCAGAACAACCATCATCAGCGAGATGAGCAGACTCGAAGCGTTGAGAATGCATGAACTGATCACCAAAAGGAAGTTTGAGAAAACGAGCAACACATTCCTTATCAGTCCTACCAATAACATGATGAGAAACCCTCTTCCAATCATCACCAAAATTCGTAATACATTCAAGAAGTTTCAGTGTTTCCTTCTCAGTCCAATCAGGTTTGGTCTCCTCACTTATCTCCACTCTCTTGAAATCAGTATTACTCGTCCCAACTTTATAGCTTCCGCGAACAAAACACCTCGCACATAGTGTCATATTATTCTGCACCCAAATTCACAGTTTAAATTGCGGAATTCAATTTCAAATTAAGTTAAATTTTAATACCATACCAGCATAAAGAAATCACTATCTATCAAGGTTTTAAAAAGCAGTCCGTTATCGCGAAAACGGCCGCGAGAAAACAGTATAAAAAGGTGTCAATACCGATATCGTTATTCACCATTTGTGATAAAGAACATTGTGGTCAATTCAAACCGCGACGGCCTCAATAGGCCTCACAACATGTGTACTAACCGAAATCGCAAAAAACTCTACATGACCGCAACCGTTATTTAATATCTTCCAATCTATCATAAATATAACAGTTTAAATGGTGgaattcaattttaaattaagtCTAATTTTGATACACTACCAGCATAAAGAAATCACAATCtatcaaggttttaaaaaacaCCCGTTACCGACAAAATAGTATCGGAAGGTCCAAATACTGTTATTCACCGTTTTAGTGCAAAAATTAATTCACACAGCAACAATCACACTCAGTGTCACAACACGTGTATCGACCAAAATCACGAAAGCCTCAACGCGACCTCAACTGTTATTTAAAATCTTGCAATCTATGATAAATATAACTTTTTAAACAAGAAATGATTAAAATTATACATTTTCAATAATACGCTATTACAATGAGgaaaactaaactaaactaacctTATCACAGGCAAAGCAAGCAATGGCACAGAGATTTTTGCAGTTACTGCAAATTCTCTTAGCAGTTTCTTTGATAGGCACTGGAGGAGAATCAGTGGAATTTGAAGCTGATTCTGTTTTGGTGTCTTTATCTTCCCATTTGAAAGGTTTTGCAACCGAAGAAGAAGGATGATAATTGATTAAACCCCAAGCATCGAGAAAATCAAAGACTCTCCTGATCGAACCAACGTCACCGACTAGCGTTTTGCGAACATCGGTGAAGGTAATTTTTCTATTTGGATTGAATCTGAAAAACTTGACGATTGAGTTTCTGTAGTATTTATAAACCCTAGGGTTCTTGGACGAGTCGGGAATGTTTCGGAGTTCGGATTCGTGAATGGAGTCCCATGAGAACCATCGCGAGTGAGTTGGGATATGGATTACGGTGGTGTCGGCAGAGGGTTTGGAGTCGGGTAAAGGGGCTTCCGGTTTAGGCGTCGGCGGTGGTAGTGGTGGTGGTGGTTTTGTAGGAGGGAGAGGCAGAGTAGAAGTCGGAGGTTGAGTTTGAATTTGAGGTTGAGGTAGTTCGGCGGCGGAAGACGGTGTTCCGGCGGGTTTCTCAGGGGACGTGGTTGCCATTAAATTACAACTTGGCCCCTTGCTTCAACGTCTGTTAGTTGTTACGGTCGATACTCTATGTGgtcataaaattaaaattaaaattcaatattagTTTCAAGTTTCGCTCTCTATAATTTCAAGTTACACCCTTTGAgtataaaaaatgaaattcaaaTTATATACTACAGTTCTCGAATATTTCCTCAAAATCAACGGACCAGAATATTCTTAACCGCAATGTTttctactatctacccattaaTAAAATGTTGCCCAAACTTACTATTTTACCCTTCCAATCAAAATGTTTTACACTGCAAAAAGGTTATCTAAGTAATTAACAAATGAAATATTCAACTATGCCAATTGTATTCTTCTCATTGGTCTATTCCAAAAATTCTGTACTAACATTTAGATTGGAGTGCAATTGTCGTTTCCccaaaatattgatattttactCCTCTGCAAAGGTCACTTCAGATTTAGAGAAAGGAACAAAGCCAAAGCATACCACATCAGATTTAGAGAATGGGACAAAGCCAAAGCATACCATACTCTGCTCCGCTCTGTTTAGATAAAGGGCTTCATCGTCCGTTTCCAGAAATCGATTGCGTTTTCCCTTCCTCAGGTATGAATGCTCCAAACAAGGTTGTGCTTCATTTTTCTCTCCCCTGTGGAATTTAAAGTGCAGTACTTTGGTTTCTCAGCTTTAGATTTTCATCTTCATCCTGCTCACAGGTGATTTTCTTCTTCATCTATCTTTTCATAAAGTGCATTCATATATATTCCTTAATATTTTCTACAATGATATTGCtctcttgtcaaagttgggcgtgTATTCCCTTCTTTTGTATTATGGGTGTTGTTAAAAGTGTGGAAAGATCTTTACTTTGCCCGGTTTGCATCATTTATTGTAAGCTTTTGGGTTTTGTTTcaaaattttatctttatttggtttctcttaaagttttgatttttctttgtctATTGGTGTCATTAATCATTGTTTGATGTCATTAACCACTGTTTGTTGTAAAATTTTCCGTTTTTCTGCAACATGTTTTTCTCCGGATAGGACTGTTCTTTAATTTTCTACAACATGCTTCTCCCTTTAAATATATCCATCCTGCACTTACATGCCCTTTTAATATATCAAATAACAAAATGAGTTACAtatatatttgaatcaatattgcACTTACATGCCCTTTTAATATCTCATAACAGAATAAATTTGATATATATTTGAACCCATCTCTTTCCATCCTTTATATAGAACTACAGTTGTATCTATTATATGCCCATGTCTAGGGGTGGACAACGGGCGGTTTCGGGCCGAAAACCTCCACCCGCAAGAATCCGTCGGTAAAAAAACCTTAGCCCATCACCGCCCATCTAAATCATGGTTTGCTCGGATTGCGGGTTCTATTTTAAACGGGTTGAACGAATGGGTTAAACCGGGTTAGGCAATGAAAAAAAGTTACAGTCTCAATCAGAAAATTATTGCATGCGACTGTAAAAATTTGGAGTGAAAAAAATAGGATGAAGATGATAGAGTTGCTCTTATTTTAGATCTACATCTTCACATGATAAACTTTAAGAAAATTTGTAGaaactaaaatttataattaacaaaacataattatataggATGAGAAGAAGAAATCAAATAAAGACTAAAAAATTATTGATTCAATATTTATGGATGttgaagagagaagaagaagTTGCCTTCATCATACGCAGGAGgaactttgttttttatttatcataaaaaGAAAACAAGTTTGTTTCTTATGTATTGGAGTATTGATATTGaagtattaaaataataaagagttgattattattttatataatttaccaTGTCAAATTTAAGTTTTTGATAAAGTTACTCCAATATTGCAGTATTGTACAGATTTATTTCCTGTGGTGTGTCTTGTCACTATTTGCCTTCATCATACTAATTGTTTCATTTGTACTTTACTTATTAGAAAAATACCACTTGCAAATACTATTTCGCTCATCTCAAGACTGTGAGCTTCATTGGAATTGACTTCTGCAGCAGTTATAGCCAAGCAGATCACATACTAGCTCGGCAGTTTCAACAACTTTATTATATAGGTCCTACaactctcttttattttttttcttacttCAACCTTACTGCTTTTCCTTGATATCCGTGTGTAGTCCTGTCAATTTCCTAAGACAACTAAATATATTTTCCAATCCTGTCAGTATAAAAATACAATTATGtgtattatttcatattttctatttatttaactCTCAGCGAAAGGAATAGTAGAAATATAATATACTATGtagggaagaaagaagaaaattgaGTCTCCTGATGTTATTATCTCCTTTCAGTCATTTGAGTTTTACGTGCTTGGTAAATTTGTAAATTATATCATGATTATTATTCTTGAAATTTTAAAGCCTATGTGTGTCATTGGAATGGGTAGGATTGATAtcgagaaaaaaattaaaagagtgtATGTTAATTGTACATTTAAATATTgacaattttattttaagttgAAATGAATAGGAATAGGTAGGATTGATATcaggaaaaaaaaattaagttgaaaatttgtttttaagttgaaatattgacattaattttttttCGTAATATGCTTTAAAAAATCTATCATAGCTAGCCACTAAGTACATATTTCTCTACTATAAAGATTACTTGCATACTCTATCAATTCCTATATTTTCCTGTCACATTTTCAGAAAACTAACATATTCACTACATGCCAACTAGCATCCTTTGGTTTTTAGTTTGATTAGCACTAAGTTATATATCACTTATTATTAACATAGACAATGTTATTTACACTTTTATAAATAATTCAACAAATATGTTGTGCATTTCAAATGCTTTAAGGTTTATATGAATATCTTACGGATCACaacaagacaatatttattttagtttaatcaatcattattttaatttaagagacaaaatctttattttaaatattaattttttctccatctcacaattatattttttcttctttgtgtatgattACTGTTCATTTTAATAaagtaaataatttcaaattttgcatttatatttaaaattgctTAATTGTATTTGATAGTATCTAAATGTTATGACACTCATTCATGTGTTAtcacattaacaaatattttgttgttatttttattacttcatgattattatttgaagattctaaattactacatATTTTTGAGATTATTTACTACACATTTTTCGTATcgttcaaaaaatactacacaaaaaataatgcacccgggcgacagcacaggtctctgactagttttatatttaaaaattgacATTGTAActatataaattattttgttcGATGGTGTTTCCTTTAaattgagaaaaagaaaataacaatcaAAAAAGTAaaattgtataatatattttttaataaaaagttaaTATGTATTAATAATTAGGTGAAAGTGACTGGAGTATAGAAAAATAGAAATGGATAGGACACGAAGTGATAAAGAGACCGCCTTAAGACAACAAAGAAAAACTCTGAATGAAGCATAGGTAAAACACTCGAGCAACTATAGATCTCATATGAGGATTCAAACTTGACCTCAGACTATTAGGACTACTATCAACAAATCATATTAACAATAAAATGTGAATATATCTCTTTTCAGCAGAGTTAGAGTAAGaaggttttgttgatttattcAAGGTTTCCATCATTGAATTATCAGGTTTTTATGAATAAACAATACCTTCTTCTCTGCTCCTGCTAACATCATAAATTATGGAAGCAAGTTTTGTCATGTTGAAGCCACTTATAAGAAATTCCTGAAGAGCAAGTTCATGTTCATCTAGAATTTTATCAGACACATGAACAATTTGACTTCTTTTTAAATCATCATATTGATTTTGAAGAGAttcaaatttatttgtttttgttcaaAATACTTTTtcaagattttcatgtgtttggCTTTCTCTTGACAGCGTTCCATAAGGTCTTGAATTAATGTAATTAAATAAGAACGAGAAAGTTTAGAGAATACCTCTTATTCTTTTTCAGATTATGTGTCTGAAGAAGTTTAAAGCTAGCTATAAGAGCTAAATTTGTTTCTTCTTCGCCTTTGTCAGATTCTCCTTCTTTGTCAagttcatcccatgttgccatgaaATTCTTCTTGACCTTGTTTCTGAGGTGGTTCTTCTGAAAGCTTCCTTTATTTGGTTGGTCCTTCTACAATTCCAAACATTCAGCAATAAAGTAACCAGACTTCTGACAGTTGAAGCATCCATTCTTATATTTTTTCTTAACTCTTGAACTAGATCCTCTAAAGTCACTGCTTCTTCGCGAGGGTCTTTTGTTCTTCTTGTCCAGATACCCAAATCTCTTGATCAAGAATGccttttcttcttcatcatcgtaTGAGCCTTCTTCAGAACCTCCTGCAGAATGAGCATCTTCAAATTCCCAGACTTGAGGAGATTTGGCATTTTGACCAATAAATCTCAAGGAAAGAAACTTGAGTTTCTTTTCAGGTTCATCTTCATTAAGTTCAAACTCAGGACTTTGAAGATTGCTTATCAAACTTTCAAGACTTATTATTGTCTTCAAGTCTTTAGATTCTTGAATGGTTGTCACCTTTAATTTGTATTTGACATGAAGACTCCAAAAAACAAGAACTTGAAACCTTTAGAACATGGTTTAATGTTCTCATATtccttcattctaaacagttcatATTGTTGGaccaaattttttttctttgcctcattaaCTTGCTGATTTTCGTCATAGGTAGCACACAGAGAATTAAAGATGGTTTTGGTAGTTAATTTGCTAATAATCTTGATGTACTTTGAGTAAGGTAAAGAATCTACCAGGTGTGAGACTTTTGTGTTAGCAACCATTCCTACTCCATCAACTAGAACGAAAATGTCATCTTCAAGAATGTCCCACGACTCATCACATACCTATGATATGAGTATTACTTTTCCACCATTAAAACTCTATTGAATCTCCACTGAAGGTAGGAGGTTTAGAAATATAGTTATTTTTTCAGAAGTATTATAATCATGATTAATATTTTTTCAGAAGTATTATAATCATGATTAATCATGATTAATATTATAATCATAGATATTTTGTCATTTAAAGCTCAAGGATCGTGATTAATATTTAGAAAGAAATACTGGTTGAGTAttacacttgatatacaatcagaTGTGTAAAAAAATACAACACATAAAGACTCTAAGACTTAGGAATTTCTATAATATCCAAGTGTTAAGAAATCCTTAGTTAAGCTTGTGATATAGTTTTGACATAGTAACAACTCTTTAGTTGTTAAGACATTGTGTTGTAGTTTTCTTCAAATCTTTAGCTCCTTAAATAGAGGAACATAAAAGAGTCGTTGAAGAAGACTTCATGCACAAATAGTCCTTTAGATAAGCACCATCATAGACGTTGGAAATCTTCCTAATATGGTTAATGTCATTGAAAGGCCATTTGAAAGTCCTTTTCTTCAAGAGGAATTAGTTGTTGCATTCCTTTTGTCTTCTATAAAATTCTGCTAAGTCTTCTCGTGatcagaaaaagacaaaatatccTCAGATTCTGATAGTAACTGGACATAGTCTTCTTGATCCTTGAGCTTTA
Encoded proteins:
- the LOC131660360 gene encoding SWI/SNF complex subunit SWI3B codes for the protein MATTSPEKPAGTPSSAAELPQPQIQTQPPTSTLPLPPTKPPPPLPPPTPKPEAPLPDSKPSADTTVIHIPTHSRWFSWDSIHESELRNIPDSSKNPRVYKYYRNSIVKFFRFNPNRKITFTDVRKTLVGDVGSIRRVFDFLDAWGLINYHPSSSVAKPFKWEDKDTKTESASNSTDSPPVPIKETAKRICSNCKNLCAIACFACDKNNMTLCARCFVRGSYKVGTSNTDFKRVEISEETKPDWTEKETLKLLECITNFGDDWKRVSHHVIGRTDKECVARFLKLPFGDQFMHSQRFESAHLADDGCSDLLKPSVDAEYESGTAGLDRSSKRMRLTPLADASNPIMAQAAFLSALAGTEVAQAAAQAALTSLSDVYKSTRINHRSFPKQEAGVALNGINASDSIQGSLLRANLEREKEESDVENAISEIVKVQMKNIQDKLINFEDLDLQIEKERQQLEQAKSLFLLDQLNLLFRKTSASTTGEGNHVKRN